CTTGCTCCTACCGTCATCACAATTAGTCTATGTAGTCTCCCAGCCTCCCAAAAGAGATATTACCTGAGACTTGAGTTCTGCTGATATTCCTAATGCTTGAGGCTGCCTCAGCTCTCCAGATTTTACACGTACAGCACAACTAGTGCAGCAACCTGTCAACATAACAACGGACATTCAACGACTGTAAAACTCAAACTGTAGTAGTAAAGACACATAACAAAGACCATATTGTTCACGCATGTGGGTCTAACATACTGCTGATTAAACATAAACAGGACATAGTGAAAGGGTTGAAGAGAAGAGTACCATGCCTGCAAGCAAAGGGAAGAGTAATGTTCTGAGATTCAGCTGAGTGCAATATGTACTGATCCTGCATTTAGAATACATTCTCATCTTTCAACAATACATAATCGGCAAACTCAAAGATACATACGGATCGAAAACACTCACCTCTGGAACCTCAAACTCATGAACTACTCCTCTTTTTCGATCGTGGACAGTGACCTTGTGCGTAGGCACAGCCAACGATCCTCTATCCGCTGGACTCGAAATTTCTACAGGAATTCGAAATTCACTCGACGTAGCTTGTGGACGGATGCTCCGAGAATATCGGCGATTGATCGGAGACGTCTTCAGCTGAAACGGAGTACAAAATGTACAGGGGAATGCCAGCGCCATCTTCTTGAGGgggtattttgattttttagcgGCTTTATGTCGAGAGGTTGAAGATAAGGTGAAAGAGTAACCATTCGCTGCAAATACTTAAACCGGAAGTGGGTTTTGGTTTGTATTCCCggtttatttaaattatatccTCTCTTCGGTTTAGGCTTGGATGATTAGTAGTTACACCAACGGTTACGGCCAGTTGAAGTTAAGTCTTCCTATAATTGGAGAAAAGAGCAACCATTCGCTGCATTATGTAAACCGGAAAagcttttagtttttatttccGGTTTATAAATTGAATAATTAGCTAGACCAGTGATTCACGATCAAATTTTGGCCGGTTGAAATCAAACGTATGAACCGGGTAAAAGACCGCTTGAGTAGAGATCAATATGCAAGCCAACGAAGCATCTCTACGTGGCAGCTAATTAGAAGGCTGGAAATCAACCAAGACACGTGGTGAGTTAACGATACGTGGCACATACGGGACTTATCTTGGACCGACGAGGCTATCATGcatttcatttaaattaaacactAACCAGTTTGTAGtaatgaaaaaacaaacaagaagtttaccaaaaaaaaaaaaaaaaaatacaaacaagaACCCTTTTATACAAACACAAAAATGCAATCGGCAAAACAGAAGCTAAGCGATTTGGCTAGTACAGCCAAAAAGAAGATGGTGATATGTCGAGCAAAAGTTGAAGAAAAGGTTCTAATTAAAGCTATAATCGATCATTTATATTAACGTATAATATGcctaattattatttgtttgctTAATTAAGGCGGATAAGGCAAGGGCACGGACTAAAGAGGAGAAAAAGATAGCACACGAGCGTAGAAAGGCGAGGGAAGCAGAGGCTAAGCTGGATATGCACGTGGCTAAAGAAGCTCATGCTGAAGAGAAGCTTATGGCTAAGCAATCTCATTACCATGTTTCTCAAAGTCATGTGCCTCATCACACACCTGTGACGACTCCCCAACCAGTCGTAGGACATGGTTACGGCCATAACCATCCGGCGGCTTATCCTCCGACGGCTTATCCTACAGCTTATCCTCAGgagcatcaccatcatcaccCCTATGGAAACGTTTAGTGACTTTCTTTTAAAGTTGAATAAGTAGGCGTTGAAGTCTTGAAGATGATGCTCTTTGTAAAcgtttattgatatatatattttgagaacGTCCGGGATACCTACAAGAGGATTGACGTCAAtcttactttttcttttgttcataTATTAAATCGAAAGTCCATCAGGGCAGTATAAGCGATTGACCATGTGAGACCCCGTCTTCTTTTGTATTAGAAGAACATAAGCTTAATGAAGATAACATGACAGACACGACAAAGAGTATTGAAGTCCTGCTAATAAACTTTGCGACATCATCGTTTTGTAAATAAATCATAGTCATCTGCTCAGAATCTTAGTTATTGCCTTATCCTGATGCTGATGCATCCATCTGCTATATCTTTGCTAAACCAAATTTTGGTGTACATTAAAGGTATTTATACTAGAAAATAGAAATGTACAAATTAGTGAAATTCCTATTCCAATTTAGAGTCAGACGACAACTAAACCCTTGTACCAATCCAAGTTATTAGACCATTTTAAGTGAACTTTTTGTGCCAGCAAAAAAGGAAGTCCATTGCTGCATTACCTGATGTTTCTACTTTGTATTACCTAGCCGCCGACGGCGTTTTTCGTTTCTTCTCCGGTGTCGTCGTTTGTAGGCACCGGAAGCCTATATTTTactctctcttttgtttgtgTGATTCTATAGCTGCTCTGTTCGGTAAAAATTGTTGCGGAAAAGCGTCTTTGAAGCGCATGAAGCTGTTTCTTCTTATCATGACCAGATCCCCTCTGGTGTGATGATGGAGGTCCGGATCTGTTCGATCGACGGTCGTGGCTAGCCCTCTTGTCTTCTGGTTATCATTGTTCCTGTTTTGTTCTCCTTGTTTCTCGGCTTTCTTAGATGTGTTGGTCAAATGTGCTCTTGTTATATCCGGGCTGTGTTATCTCAATCCGTACTATGCTGTACGGTAGATCCCTCTCTTTTTTAAGGATATTGCCATGCTTCTGGCTACGATTCTTCTTCATGGTTTAGCTGCGTTCTACTCAAGCCACTATTGTGGATAACAGAAGAGCAAGCAGTGTGAAGTAAAATTTACTCTAGACATGGTTTTGATCGATGTTTTGCAGCAAAAGAATCCAAAAATAGTCCTTCCAGGTCATTTTGGACTACATCAGTTCTAGATGGAGATTCACTCATCTTTTCCAGAGGATGCCATGTTTTGTTTTCAAGTTATCGTCATCTGTGTTGCTGCCCGTCTTCATCGTTTGTTGTGCGTGAATTCCTCTTGACGATCTGTAGAAAAGCTTGGATTATTCTTAGCATGGTATTAGCAATGGATCTTGGTATAATTTCAATTTCTGTGTTAGGATTGGAAAAGATCATTGTACTCTCTTTGTGGTTCAATTCTAATTTGTAatcctttgacaaaaaaaaaaaaaaggaagtccATTTTCACAATTCTATCCATGCATTTGATGTTTTCAATCTAGAGCCAGACCTAGAAAAGAAAATGCTATAATATATTCAGCTCATGTCCTATTCTGACAGAAAGTTTGTTATATAGGTTATAGATTGTGAGTTCGTTTTTTAGATATTGTTAGAGATGGATTGTATTTTTCTACAAAAccgtcaaataaaaaaaattgggtccACGAGTTCGGTCCACAAGTTCAGCCATAAAGATCATCAAAAGATCAGTCTGAAAATTCAGTCCAAGTACTCTACCCATTAAACTCGGCCCAAGTATTCGGTCTAAGCACTCGGTCCATTAAACTCTGTTCAGTTCACTCAACTGACTTACCACAAAAAAGGAAGATGCTCGTGTATAAAAAAGGGATATGAGA
The sequence above is drawn from the Brassica napus cultivar Da-Ae chromosome A8, Da-Ae, whole genome shotgun sequence genome and encodes:
- the LOC106418727 gene encoding ferredoxin C 2, chloroplastic-like, which encodes MALAFPCTFCTPFQLKTSPINRRYSRSIRPQATSSEFRIPVEISSPADRGSLAVPTHKVTVHDRKRGVVHEFEVPEDQYILHSAESQNITLPFACRHGCCTSCAVRVKSGELRQPQALGISAELKSQGYALLCVGFPTSDLEVETQDEDEVYWLQFGRYFARGPIERDDYALELAMGDE
- the LOC106418883 gene encoding late embryogenesis abundant protein 6, with product MQSAKQKLSDLASTAKKKMVICRAKVEEKADKARARTKEEKKIAHERRKAREAEAKLDMHVAKEAHAEEKLMAKQSHYHVSQSHVPHHTPVTTPQPVVGHGYGHNHPAAYPPTAYPTAYPQEHHHHHPYGNV